The Drosophila nasuta strain 15112-1781.00 chromosome 2L, ASM2355853v1, whole genome shotgun sequence genome window below encodes:
- the LOC132788886 gene encoding uncharacterized protein LOC132788886 isoform X1, with protein MDLPSMVQRSGDTLIVRSVVSGNQLYMEQGHNATSNNQNNSNNSNTSNTSNNSNHSGNSNNTTPPLGNVASTSPTAVTTSALEQQLERYRLQQLLQQQQQQAVAAAAAVVNSVQQQQQQQQQQQQHGGLSLDAKEEGLPQCKIKRNYSCNHCAYFTQNPRYHLTHLRDVHGEKIVINKCKLCLYASRHFQKLVRHMKMVHGCTDGIPSGHGQARGKRGMSREARKRRLEESVGVMGGQAVAIAVPDMPTLEQVKRELQLQEQKLQRDIEAYKQRQREELQREQQMELVSNYERQLQATLRDLDARDSFERQSSPAEPPTPSPSGSATPPQQAALSSGGEEPQNRLLKCSACEFTTLYRTQLRAHELEEHGKTKFFRCDKCSYVTHIKARFSKHVKYHSMPMIKCVTCDFRTPYKWNLDRHMKNHGGAGAFKCAACDFTADIKQSLTVHEMNHHVPPVGNAGSIWPRRQNKVGASEMCDDFLSDSAELEDQYNNNNLDDDLEDGDGGALSGGEEHYGKRSKYEEDEEPTDLSQKGGCSSDTSSVGTTTPRAKRPMPNLIPINKSPKDVLNLSKDMNASRSSLTEIASMFFNEKQISEMLDKSDVPQLSPATTITSQASSRSLLAKKGGSFFDKLKTGAQHDNLVCQCGYVAKYLSESIIHAKSCQSSAVVIEDDDAALHEDDADDRLEIDEDDDDRQSHSALNLSVSGSTRCQHCRHRCKSSTDLLHHLSQCAEAIRCANEMYDSNSGESAERRVDAHTLQQQAAVQQQRVCIWNKAAKEIAAAVVQQDKSNLLTKSPISQAASNEENSYYGVETAPGYGEVTKKMTPEEEAANSSLKKVYKCPHCSFWASTASRFHVHIVGHLNKKPFECSLCSYRSNWRWDITKHIRLKTIRDPSHKTAKVLMNDETGRRNYTKYNKYITLMKVTEEDGDPKLMKSGEMTPNQVASLAFLKDYQKVGVGAAHDITLEPVSPNKVNNALDDAQLADNLIRLPLLATMMNAAMAKQQHQQQQQQEQHHSTMITPSVTISPVKRSHQQPPGKPSDDLITEVHQEGSEKKTFYRCRKCNFRHHNRDAVLAHVKIHYQESSYPKSNAVTGNSSSTTPLQVSVSSNQQLYMNKVFAAMCLSQQPSPTSGNQVAAVAAGGGNNGQQQHSLIPAGLLQRAIQEASQHSPTPNASALSGLALALAGGKTIAAATTTTSSTASPKANAASILEHGEQKASQNEASADSLTSPTITSNQNNSNSSTARSLQDLLTSPRTRHGHHYGAPANSNANTNVVMGSGYNGSSSSCRLDKKSTSSSTASAAAQQQLQQQQSTSTTTTTTSPLPVTTTPTPISTFPTTTTTTTTTTTGAKSLVHTLGTNNNNNNNNNPSNHNPSDNHSHQNQIIAGDGIYLMATGLNHASLHSTTINLKSTTTPTPTTTTTPTPGSSSSCLSSTSSASTSAASASSSASQSPHSSPPQTMTGQPTTSTTASQRFHSHSPGSPSLLTMNDTDRRDPSPYRCGHCHQVSNWKHVIQRHCRLKHSGDIRIETLERSSGSNAPPIYRPQGAGATNESQSHLLTTTNNNNNNYSNNNNNSNKSSNNIGALLSSKQLEQLLHSPLSASAAAVVNAATTQQDIQAAAAYWAAACKAAVSSGSVEELLQLQQNDQIEITRLPSSSTATATTAAATVATAIHNQQELPSNNNNTKSKQQKCPVCPYISESKSQMNYHVSLHKPTQYECRLCTFVCAKKQHLSSHMRSVHQQQLGAATTATAAASGNSVCLDFTMALQRAAATKQMPQLPLAIDLSQLQLEEEQATTELPPEYQYKLISYCPRCPARFAQKHHNDERNAKLELEQHLAEHAPNELESDEVHICAYCEYRASAETLLQLHRAVHMSHYQEKCQELYRNCKEDVMYPAPKLLQISGPETIWVVDNELGAQLLRQSTTTTTNFDSQNSLLKKQLESGGAIVREQTPPKAQEAEEDEERQSSSTPSTSASVATSDLAADGCSSEAGSVDMPQSAPAPQRCQHCPFETEQHELLQQHLQKHACINAPDEEAQQCAHCDYNALDEAELEEHTAVHFNASEKLKSVEFYTCYDKLEISVEQEPEAEQLEAAEAKQPEHNNNEDNVANANVQHPQEADEEEENEVEEKKEQPEAKKPCTKLILYKTDGELSVKPSPEEESTATQRGENISDRLRRRSLRGNATSTSTATAIAEPATSPNAVETTTDKMILVNAKTGKVIYRK; from the exons ATGGACCTGCCCTCGATGGTGCAACGTTCTGGCGATACGCTCATTGTGCGCAGCGTTGTCAGTGGCAATCAGCTGTACATGGAGCAGGGACACAATGCAACCAGTAACAAccagaacaacagcaacaacagcaacacaagcaacactagcaacaacagcaaccatagcggtaacagcaacaacacaacgcCACCATTGGGCAACGTGGCATCCACATCGCCAACAGCGGTGACAACCAGCGCATTGGAACAGCAACTGGAGCGTTATCGCTTGCAACaattgctgcaacagcagcaacaacaggcggtggcagcagccgcagctgtTGTGAACAgcgtgcagcagcagcaacagcaacagcagcaacaacaacagcatggCGGACTCTCGCTGGATGCCAAGGAGGAGGGGCTGCCACAGTGCAAAATCAAGCGCAACTACAGCTGCAACCATTGCGCCTACTTCACACAGAATCCGCGCTACCATTTGACGCATCTGCGCGACGTGCACGGCGAGAAGATTGTGATCAACAAGTGCAAGCTTTGTCTGTACGCCTCCCGCCACTTTCAGAAGCTGGTGCGCCACATGAAGATGGTGCACGGCTGCACCGATGGCATTCCCAGTGGTCACGGGCAGGCGCGTGGCAAGCGCGGCATGAGTCGTGAGGCACGCAAGCGACGGTTGGAGGAGAGCGTGGGGGTTATGGGTGGTCAGGCGGTGGCCATTGCGGTGCCCGATATGCCCACGTTGGAGCAGGTGAAGCGTGAGTTGCAGCTGCAGGAGCAGAAGTTGCAACGCGACATCGAAGCGTACAAACAGCGACAACGCGAAGAGTTGCAACGCGAGCAACAGATGGAACTTGTGTCCAACTATGAGCGACAATTGCAGGCAACATTGCGTGATCTCGATGCACGCGACAGTTTCGAGCGTCAATCCTCGCCCGCGGAGCCACCAACTCCCTCGCCCAGCGGCTCAGCCACGCCTCCACAGCAGGCCGCCTTGTCGTCGGGTGGCGAGGAGCCACAGAATCGCCTGCTCAAGTGCAGCGCCTGCGAGTTCACCACGCTCTATCGCACACAGTTGCGTGCTCATGAGCTGGAGGAGCACGGCAAGACGAAGTTCTTCCGGTGCGACAAGTGCAGCTATGTGACGCACATCAAGGCGCGCTTTAGCAAGCATGTGAAGTACCATTCGATGCCGATGATCAAGTGCGTCACTTGCGATTTTCGCACACCCTACAAATGGAATCTCGACAGGCATATGAAGAATCATGGCGGAGCCGGCGCCTTCAAGTGTGCCGCCTGCGATTTCACTGCGGACATCAAACAGTCGCTCACTGTGCACGAGATGAATCATCATGTGCCGCCGGTGGGCAATGCGGGCTCCATTTGGCCGCGACGACAGAACAAAGTCGGTGCGAGTGAAATGTGCGATGATTTCCTCAGCGATTCGGCCGAGTTGGAGGATCagtataacaacaataacttgGACGATGATCTGGAGGATGGCGATGGCGGTGCGTTGAGCGGTGGGGAGGAGCATTATGGCAAGCGCAGCAAGTAcgaggaggatgaggagcCCACAGATCTGTCGCAGAAGGGCGGCTGCTCATCGGACACATCCAGCGTGGGCACCACAACGCCACGGGCCAAGCGACCCATGCCCAATCTGATTCCCATCAACAAGAGTCCCAAGGA CGTGCTGAACCTTTCCAAGGATATGAATGCCAGTCGCAGCTCTCTCACCGAGATCGCCTCCATGTTCTTCAACGAGAAGCAAATCTCCGAGATGCTCGACAAATCGGATGTGCCACAACTGTCGCCTGCCACCACAATCACATCGCAGGCTTCGTCGCGCAGTCTGCTGGCCAAAAAGGGCGGCTCCTTCTTCGACAAACTGAAGACGGGAGCACAGCACGATAATCTGGTGTGTCAGTGTGGCTATGTGGCCAAATATCTCTCGGAATCCATAATACACGCCAAGAGCTGTCAATCGTCGGCGGTTGTTATCGAGGATGACGATGCAGCGCTGCACGAAGATGATGCCGACGATCGCCTGGAGATcgatgaggatgacgatgatCGTCAGTCGCATTCGGCCTTGAACTTGAGCGTTTCGGGCTCCACTCGCTGTCAGCACTGTCGACATCGTTGCAAATCGTCCACAGATCTGTTGCATCATCTCTCGCAATGCGCCGAAGCCATTCGCTGTGCCAACGAGATGTACGATTCGAATTCTGGGGAAAGTGCCGAGCGTCGTGTGGATGCGCACACGTTGCAACAACAGGCGGCggtgcaacagcaacgtgtCTGCATTTGGAACAAGGCGGCCAAAGAAATTGCCGCCGCTGTGGTGCAGCAGGATAAGTCCAATCTGTTGACCAAATCCCCGATTAGTCAAGCTGCCAGCAATGAGGAGAACAGCTATTATGGCGTGGAAACAGCGCCTGGTTATGGTGAG GTAACCAAAAAGATGACGCccgaagaagaagcagccAACTCATCACTGAAGAAGGTCTACAAGTGTCCACACTGCAGTTTCTGGGCATCGACAGCATCGCGCTTCCACGTCCACATCGTTGGCCATCTGAACAAGAAACCCTTCGAGTGCTCGCTCTGCTCGTATCGCTCCAATTGGCGCTGGGACATCACCAAGCACATCAGGCTAAAGACCATTCGGGATCCATCGCATAAGACGGCCAAGGTGCTGATGAACGATGAGACGGGACGACGCAATTACACCAAGTACAACAAGTACATTACACTGATGAAGGTGACCGAAGAGGATGGGGATCCGAAGCTTATGAAATCCGGTGAAATGACCCCCAATCAGGTGGCATCGTTGGCCTTCTTGAAGGACTATCAAAAGGTGGGCGTTGGCGCTGCTCATGACATCACCTTGGAGCCGGTGTCGCCCAACAAAGTCAACAATGCACTGGACGACGCTCAGCTGGCGGATAATCTGATTCGTTTGCCATTGCTGGCAACGATGATGAATGCCGCAATggccaagcagcagcatcaacagcaacagcagcaggagcaacatCACTCCACCATGATCACGCCTTCGGTAACCATTTCGCCAGTGAAACGTTCGCATCAGCAGCCACCAGGAAAGCCCAGTGATGATCTCATCACTGAGGTGCATCAGGAGGGCAGCGAGAAGAAGACCTTCTACCGATGCCGCAAGTGCAACTTTAG ACATCACAATCGTGACGCGGTGCTGGCGCATGTCAAAATCCACTATCAGGAGTCGAGTTACCCCAAATCGAATGCTGTcacaggcaacagcagcagcacaacacCATTGCAGGTCTCGGTTAGCTCCAATCAACAGCTCTATATGAATAAAGTATTTGCCGCCATGTGCCTATCACAGCAGCCATCGCCCACATCGGGCAACcaggttgctgctgttgctgctggtggtggcaacaatggccaacaacaacattcccTAATACCAGCTGGATTGCTGCAGCGTGCCATTCAAGAGGCATCACAGCATTCACCGACACCGAATGCAAGTGCTTTGAGTGGTCTCGCTTTAGCTCTAGCTGGTGGCAAGAcgatagcagcagcaaccacaacaacatcgTCGACAGCATCGCCAAAAGCAAATGCCGCCTCCATATTAGAGCACGGTGAGCAGAAAGCGAGTCAAAATGAGGCAAGTGCCGACAGTCTGACGTCGCCCACAATCACCAGCAACCAAAACAATTCGAACTCAAGCACAGCTCGATCCTTGCAAGATCTGCTAACATCACCGCGTACACGACATGGTCATCATTATGGTGCTCCTGCTAATTCTAATGCTAATACAAATGTGgttatgggtagcggatataacggcagcagcagcagctgccggcTGGATAAGAAGAGCACATCCTCATCCACAGCGAGTGCTGCtgcacaacagcaactacaacaacaacaaagcacctccaccacaaccacaactacaTCGCCTTTGCCAGTAACTACCACTCCTACTCCTATTTCTACTTTTccaactactactactactactactactactactactggTGCTAAGTCTTTGGTTCATACACTGGgtacaaacaataacaacaacaacaacaacaacccatCCAATCACAATCCATCCGATAATCATTCccatcaaaatcaaatcatcGCCGGTGATGGCATCTATCTGATGGCAACGGGTTTAAACCATGCCTCCTTACATTCTACTACTATTAATCTCAAATCAAcgacaacaccaacaccaacaacaacaacaacgccaacgccaGGCTCCTCCTCGTCGTGTCTATCATCAACATCGTCTGCGTCAACATCGGCTGCATCGGCGTCGTCATCAGCATCACAGTCGCCGCATTCGTCGCCGCCACAAACGATGACCGGGCAaccgacgacgtcgacgacggcATCGCAACGTTTCCATAGCCATAGTCCAGGTAGTCCCAGTCTGTTAACGATGAACGATACGGATCGTCGCGATCCGTCGCCATATCGTTGTGGCCACTGCCATCAGGTGTCCAATTGGAAGCATGTGATTCAG CGGCATTGTCGCTTAAAGCATTCCGGGGATATTCGGATCGAGACCCTTGAGCGTAGCTCTGGCAGCAATGCCCCGCCCATTTACCGTCCACAGGGCGCTGGCGCCACCAACGAGTCCCAATCCCATCTCCtcaccaccaccaacaacaacaacaacaactacagtaataacaacaacaacagcaacaaatcaaGCAACAACATCGGCGCCTTGTTGAGCAGCAAACAGTTGGAGCAATTGTTGCATTCGCCACTCTCGGCCAGCGCTGCAGCTGTGGTAAATGCGGCCACCACACAACAGGACATTCAGGCAGCTGCCGCATATTGGGCTGCGGCCTGCAAAGCAGCGGTTAGCAGCGGCAGCGTCGAAgagttgttgcaactgcagcagaaTGATCAAATTGAAATCACGCGTCTCCCATCGTCatccacagcaacagcaacaacggcagcagcaactgttgccacTGCAATCCACAATCAACAAGAGttgcccagcaacaacaacaacacaaagtCCAAGCAACAAAAGTGCCCGGTGTGTCCGTACATCTCGGAGAGCAAATCCCAGATGAACTATCACGTCTCGTTGCACAAACCGACGCAATACGAGTGTCGCCTGTGCACTTTCGTCTGCGCCAAGAAGCAACATCTCAGCAGCCACATGCGCAGCGTGCATCAGCAACAACTCGGAGCAGCCACaactgccacagcagcagcctcagGCAATTCCGTGTGTCTGGACTTCACCATGGCGTTGCAACGTGCAGCGGCAACCAAACAGATGCCACAGCTGCCGCTGGCCATCGATTTGAGTCAGTTGCAGCTGGAGGAGGAACAGGCCACAACCGAATTGCCGCCGGAATATCAATACAAGCTTATCAGCTATTGTCCTCGGTGTCCGGCGCGCTTTGCGCAAAAGCATCACAACGATGAGCGGAACGCaaagctggagctggagcagcaTCTGGCTGAGCATGCGCCCAACGAACTCGAGTCGGATGAGGTGCACATTTGTGCCTATTGCGAGTATCGCGCCAGCGCTGAAACTTTGCTGCAACTGCATCGAGCGGTCCACATGTCGCACTACCAGGAAAAGTGCCAGGAATTGTACAGAAATTGCAAAGAGGATGTCATGTATCCGGCACCCAAATTGCTGCAAATCTCCGGTCCCGAAACCATTTGGGTGGTGGACAATGAGCTGGGCGCTCAACTGTTGCGTCAATCGACGACAACCACGACTAATTTCGATAGCCAGAATTCGCTGCTGAAGAAGCAACTCGAGTCGGGCGGCGCAATTGTGCGGGAGCAAACACCACCGAAGGCCCAAGAGGCcgaggaggatgaggagcGTCAGAGCAGCTCGACGCCCTCGACAAGCGCATCGGTGGCCACCAGTGATCTGGCTGCCGATGGTTGCAGCAGCGAGGCGGGCTCCGTGGACATGCCACAATCGGCGCCGGCGCCACAACGCTGCCAGCATTGTCCCTTCGAGACGGAGCAGCATGAGCTACTGCAGCAGCATCTGCAGAAGCATGCGTGCATCAATGCACCCGATGAGGAGGCACAACAATGTGCTCACTGCGATTACAATGCGTTGGATGAGGCGGAGTTGGAGGAACACACCGCTGTGCACTTTAATGCCAGCGAGAAACTCAAATCCGTGGAGTTCTACACGTGCTACGACAAGCTGGAGATTAGTGTGGAACAAGAGCCGGAGGCAGAGCAGCTTGAGGCAGCGGAAGCCAAGCAGCcggagcacaacaacaacgaggacAATGTGGCAAATGCGAATGTGCAACATCCACAAGAAGCtgacgaggaggaggagaacgAGGTGGAGGAGAAAAAGGAACAGCCGGAGGCAAAGAAACCTTGCACCAAGCTGATACTCTACAAAACCGATGGCGAGCTGAGTGTGAAGCCATCGCCAGAGGAGGAATCAACGGCCACACAGCGTGGCGAGAACATTAGCGATCGGCTGCGACGTCGCAGCTTGAGGGGCAATgcaacatcgacatcgacagcgacagcaatcGCAGAGCCTGCCACATCACCAAATGCAGTGGAGACAACGACGGACAAAATGATACTGGTCAATGCCAAGACGGGCAAAGTCATATACAGAAAGTAA